In Camelina sativa cultivar DH55 chromosome 16, Cs, whole genome shotgun sequence, a single window of DNA contains:
- the LOC104753488 gene encoding uncharacterized protein LOC104753488 yields MIICPCKDCRNVVRQLNSVVVEHLVIRGMDEAYKVHSDWYHHGDVKSVDEFQSKPTQWNEEVFELYKAAEFFDQELAFRGDLADQPVGDLSEIAEGEDQQEDEFLAKIRDAETPLYPSCSNHSKLSAIVTLFRIKTHNGWSDKSFNELLQTLPSMLPDGNVFHTSLYDVKKFLKSFHMGYEKIDACVNDCCLFRKKLKKLDKCPKCNASRWKTNKRTNEVKKGVPQKVLRYFPIIPRLKRMFRSEDMAKDLRWHYTNKSTDGKLRHPVDSVTWAQMNEKYPSFAAEERNIRLGLSK; encoded by the coding sequence ATGATAATATGTCCTTGTAAAGACTGTCGTAATGTAGTACGACAGTTAAACAGTGTTGTGGTTGAGCATCTTGTAATAAGAGGGATGGATGAGGCATACAAGGTGCATAgtgattggtatcatcatggagatGTGAAGTCAGTAGATGAATTTCAAAGTAAACCAACTCAGTGGAATGAggaagtttttgagttatataaagcTGCTGAATTTTTTGATCAAGAGTTGGCTTTTAGAGGTGACTTAGCTGACCAACCTGTGGGCGACTTAAGTGAGATTGCAGAGGGTGAGGACCAACAAGAGGATGAGTTCCTTGCAAAGATCCGGGATGCTGAAACCCCACTATACCCTAGCTGTTCAAACCACAGCAAGTTATCGGCTATTGTGACTTTGTTTAGGATTAAGACACATAATGGCTGGTCGGATAAGAGCTTCAATGAACTGCTTCAGACATTGCCAAGCATGTTGCCAGATGGTAATGTCTTTCACACATCATTGTATGAtgtcaagaaatttttaaagagcTTTCATATGGGATATGAAAAGATCGACGCATGTGTTAATGATTGCTGCCTCTTcagaaagaagttaaagaagctTGATAAATGTCCCAAATGTAATGCTTCACGGTGGAAGACTAATAAGCGGACTAATGAGGTAAAGAAAGGTGTCCCACAGAAAGtattaagatattttccaaTTATACCAAGGCTGAAGAGAATGTTCAGATCAGAGGACATGGCTAAGGACTTACGGTGGCATTACACTAACAAGAGCACTGATGGAAAACTTCGACATCCAGTAGATTCTGTTACATGGGCTCAGATGAATGAGAAGTATCCTTCATTTGCAGCTGAAGAAAGGAACATACGGCTTGGGCTGTCNAAGTGA
- the LOC104750181 gene encoding CSC1-like protein RXW8 isoform X1: protein MEISALLTSAGINISICIVLLSLYSILRKQPSNYCVYFGRRLVCGGARRYDPFWYERFVPSPSWLVKAWETSEDELLAAAGLDAVVFLRMVLFSIRTFFIVAVVCIVFVLPVNYYGQPMVHKEIHLESSEVFTIENLKEGSKWLWVHCLALYIITSAACLLLYFEYRTIAKMRLGHITGSASKPSQFTVLIRAIPWSPEQSYSDTLTKFFTNYYSSSYVSHQMVYHNGIIQRLLRDAERMCLSLKHVAPEINCKPTLRPCTFCGGPTATNSFHILSNEGDSVKGMELGELTMTTTTAEQERPAAFVFFKTRYDALVASEVLLSSNPMLWVTDLAPEPHDVYWKNLNIPYRQLWIRKIATLVGAVAFMFVFLIPVTFIQGLTQLQQLSHAFPFLRGVLQKKFINQVITGYLPSVILILFFYAVPPLMMYFSALEGCISRSIRKKSACIKVLYFTIWNVFFVNILSGSVIRQLNVFSSVRDIPAQLARAVPTQAGFFMTYCFTSGWASLACELMQPMALIWNMVAKVVSKNDDDSYETLRFPYHTEIPRVLLFGLLGFTNSVIAPLILPFLLIYFFLAYLIYKNQILNVYITKYESGGQYWPIFHNTTIFSLILTQIIALGFFGLKLSTVASGFTIPLILLTLLFSEYCRQRFAPIFHKHPAQVLIDMDRADEISGKMEELHKKLHNVYSQIPLHSQKSSTSKAECSTTPLVNQELPDPKKLKPEEGDAIAKELWGFQGSDAGHEHDAKPCPSASPDHLSPKMIELHKRN, encoded by the exons ATGGAGATATCAGCTCTTCTTACATCTGCCGGGATTAATATTTCGATATGCATAGTGCTTTTATCACTTTATTCCATACTTAGGAAACAGCCATCCAATTACTGTGTCTATTTTGGCCGAAGGCTTGTTTGTGGAGGTGCTAGACGTTATGATCCTTTTTGGTATGAGAGGTTTGTGCCTTCTCCTAGTTGGCTGGTTAAAGCATGGGAAACTAGTGAAGATGAGTTATTAGCTGCTGCTGGTCTCGATGCTGTTGTCTTCCTCAGGATGGTCCTTTTCAG CATTCGTACTTTCTTTATAGTTGCTGTTGTTTGCATTGTCTTTGTGTTGCCTGTTAATTATTATGGGCAACCGATGGTGCATAAGGAAATCCATTTGGAATCATCTGAAGTGTTCACTATTGAAAATCTTAAAGAAGGCTCAAAATG GCTGTGGGTTCATTGTCTTGCACTGTACATTATAACCTCAGCAGcctgtcttcttctttacttt GAGTATAGGACCATAGCAAAAATGAGGCTTGGACATATTACTGGAAGTGCCTCAAAGCCAAGTCAATTTACTGTTCTTATCCGTGCTATTCCATGGTCTCCTGAGCAATCTTATAGTGACACACTGACCAAATTCTTCACAAACTACTATTCATCCAGCTATGTGTCCCACCAAATGGTCTATCATAATGGCATCATTCAGAGACTGCTG CGTGATGCGGAGAGGATGTGCCTGAGTCTAAAACACGTAGCTCCTGAAATCAATTGTAAACCGACTTTAAGGCCATGCACCTTTTGTGGAGGACCCACAGCCACAAATTCTTTTCATATCCTATCTAATGAGGGGGACAGTGTGAAAGGAATGGAGCTTGGTGAGTTAACTATGACTACGACTACGGCAGAGCAA GAACGTCCagctgcttttgtgtttttcaaGACACGCTATGACGCTCTTGTTGCTTCAGAGGTTCTACTATCATCAAATCCTATGTTATGGGTGACAGACTTAGCTCCGGAACCTCACGATGTGTATTGGAAGAATCTCAACATTCCTTATCGACAACTTTGGATACGGAAAATAGCAACCCTTGTTGGTGCAGTTGCCttcatgtttgtttttcttattccTGTGACCTTCATTCAAGGGTTGACTCAACTACAGCAGTTGTCTCATGCCTTTCCCTTTCTAAGAGGCGTCTTGCAGAA GAAGTTTATAAATCAGGTCATCACAGGGTACTTACCCAGTGTGATCttgattctatttttctatGCCGTTCCACCATTAATGATGTATTTTTCGGCCTTGGAAGGATGCATTTCACGGAGTATAAGGAAGAAGAGTGCGTGCATCAAAGtcttatattttactatttggAATGTGTTCTTCGTGAATATATTATCAGGGTCTGTCATCAGACAGTTGAATGTCTTTTCTAGTGTCAGAGACATACCTGCACAACTTGCAAGAGCAGTGCCAACACAG GCTGGCTTCTTTATGACCTATTGTTTCACATCTGGTTGGGCCAGTTTGGCTTGTGAACTAATGCAGCCTATGGCTCTTATCTGGAATATGGTAGCAAAAGTTGTTTCCAAGAACGACGATGATTCATATGAAACACTTAGGTTCCCATACCACACCGAAATTCCCCGGGTGCTTTTGTTTGGGCTCCTTGGTTTCACCAATTCAGTCATAGCACCACTAATACTGCCGTTTTTGCTGATATACTTTTTCCTTGCatatctcatatataaaaatcag ATTCTAAACGTGTATATCACAAAGTACGAAAGCGGTGGACAATACTGGCCTATTTTTCACAACACAACAATCTTTTCGCTGATCTTGACACAGATTATAGCTTTGGGGTTTTTCGGATTAAAGCTATCAACGGTTGCTTCGGGTTTCACCATACCACTAATTCTTCTCACTTTGCTTTTTAGTGAGTATTGTCGGCAGAGGTTTGCGCCCATTTTCCACAAACATCCTGCCCAG GTTCTCATAGATATGGACAGAGCTGATGAAATATCAGGAAAGATGGAAGAGTTACATAAAAAACTGCACAATGTATACTCACAGATACCATTACACTCTCAGAAATCATCTACTAGTAAAGCTGAATGTAGTACTACTCCTTTGGTAAACCAGGAGTTACCAGATCCTAAAAAGTTGAAGCCAG AGGAAGGGGATGCGATAGCTAAAGAGTTATGGGGCTTCCAAGGCAGTGACGCTGGTCATGAACATGATGCTAAGCCCTGTCCCAGTGCTTCACCAGACCATCTTTCTCCAAAGATGATTGAACTTCACAAACGGAATTAA
- the LOC104750181 gene encoding CSC1-like protein RXW8 isoform X2 codes for MVHKEIHLESSEVFTIENLKEGSKWLWVHCLALYIITSAACLLLYFEYRTIAKMRLGHITGSASKPSQFTVLIRAIPWSPEQSYSDTLTKFFTNYYSSSYVSHQMVYHNGIIQRLLRDAERMCLSLKHVAPEINCKPTLRPCTFCGGPTATNSFHILSNEGDSVKGMELGELTMTTTTAEQERPAAFVFFKTRYDALVASEVLLSSNPMLWVTDLAPEPHDVYWKNLNIPYRQLWIRKIATLVGAVAFMFVFLIPVTFIQGLTQLQQLSHAFPFLRGVLQKKFINQVITGYLPSVILILFFYAVPPLMMYFSALEGCISRSIRKKSACIKVLYFTIWNVFFVNILSGSVIRQLNVFSSVRDIPAQLARAVPTQAGFFMTYCFTSGWASLACELMQPMALIWNMVAKVVSKNDDDSYETLRFPYHTEIPRVLLFGLLGFTNSVIAPLILPFLLIYFFLAYLIYKNQILNVYITKYESGGQYWPIFHNTTIFSLILTQIIALGFFGLKLSTVASGFTIPLILLTLLFSEYCRQRFAPIFHKHPAQVLIDMDRADEISGKMEELHKKLHNVYSQIPLHSQKSSTSKAECSTTPLVNQELPDPKKLKPEEGDAIAKELWGFQGSDAGHEHDAKPCPSASPDHLSPKMIELHKRN; via the exons ATGGTGCATAAGGAAATCCATTTGGAATCATCTGAAGTGTTCACTATTGAAAATCTTAAAGAAGGCTCAAAATG GCTGTGGGTTCATTGTCTTGCACTGTACATTATAACCTCAGCAGcctgtcttcttctttacttt GAGTATAGGACCATAGCAAAAATGAGGCTTGGACATATTACTGGAAGTGCCTCAAAGCCAAGTCAATTTACTGTTCTTATCCGTGCTATTCCATGGTCTCCTGAGCAATCTTATAGTGACACACTGACCAAATTCTTCACAAACTACTATTCATCCAGCTATGTGTCCCACCAAATGGTCTATCATAATGGCATCATTCAGAGACTGCTG CGTGATGCGGAGAGGATGTGCCTGAGTCTAAAACACGTAGCTCCTGAAATCAATTGTAAACCGACTTTAAGGCCATGCACCTTTTGTGGAGGACCCACAGCCACAAATTCTTTTCATATCCTATCTAATGAGGGGGACAGTGTGAAAGGAATGGAGCTTGGTGAGTTAACTATGACTACGACTACGGCAGAGCAA GAACGTCCagctgcttttgtgtttttcaaGACACGCTATGACGCTCTTGTTGCTTCAGAGGTTCTACTATCATCAAATCCTATGTTATGGGTGACAGACTTAGCTCCGGAACCTCACGATGTGTATTGGAAGAATCTCAACATTCCTTATCGACAACTTTGGATACGGAAAATAGCAACCCTTGTTGGTGCAGTTGCCttcatgtttgtttttcttattccTGTGACCTTCATTCAAGGGTTGACTCAACTACAGCAGTTGTCTCATGCCTTTCCCTTTCTAAGAGGCGTCTTGCAGAA GAAGTTTATAAATCAGGTCATCACAGGGTACTTACCCAGTGTGATCttgattctatttttctatGCCGTTCCACCATTAATGATGTATTTTTCGGCCTTGGAAGGATGCATTTCACGGAGTATAAGGAAGAAGAGTGCGTGCATCAAAGtcttatattttactatttggAATGTGTTCTTCGTGAATATATTATCAGGGTCTGTCATCAGACAGTTGAATGTCTTTTCTAGTGTCAGAGACATACCTGCACAACTTGCAAGAGCAGTGCCAACACAG GCTGGCTTCTTTATGACCTATTGTTTCACATCTGGTTGGGCCAGTTTGGCTTGTGAACTAATGCAGCCTATGGCTCTTATCTGGAATATGGTAGCAAAAGTTGTTTCCAAGAACGACGATGATTCATATGAAACACTTAGGTTCCCATACCACACCGAAATTCCCCGGGTGCTTTTGTTTGGGCTCCTTGGTTTCACCAATTCAGTCATAGCACCACTAATACTGCCGTTTTTGCTGATATACTTTTTCCTTGCatatctcatatataaaaatcag ATTCTAAACGTGTATATCACAAAGTACGAAAGCGGTGGACAATACTGGCCTATTTTTCACAACACAACAATCTTTTCGCTGATCTTGACACAGATTATAGCTTTGGGGTTTTTCGGATTAAAGCTATCAACGGTTGCTTCGGGTTTCACCATACCACTAATTCTTCTCACTTTGCTTTTTAGTGAGTATTGTCGGCAGAGGTTTGCGCCCATTTTCCACAAACATCCTGCCCAG GTTCTCATAGATATGGACAGAGCTGATGAAATATCAGGAAAGATGGAAGAGTTACATAAAAAACTGCACAATGTATACTCACAGATACCATTACACTCTCAGAAATCATCTACTAGTAAAGCTGAATGTAGTACTACTCCTTTGGTAAACCAGGAGTTACCAGATCCTAAAAAGTTGAAGCCAG AGGAAGGGGATGCGATAGCTAAAGAGTTATGGGGCTTCCAAGGCAGTGACGCTGGTCATGAACATGATGCTAAGCCCTGTCCCAGTGCTTCACCAGACCATCTTTCTCCAAAGATGATTGAACTTCACAAACGGAATTAA